The genomic window gaaaagggccacaaagctgctTTAAGGGACTGGAGATTCTTTTGTAGGAGGAAAGtctgagacagctgggactgttcagcctagacaAGAAAAGGCTCGGGGGTGCTCTTATTAATGAGTGTAATACCTGATGGGATGGGGCAAAGAAGACAAGggagccaagctcttctcagtAGTTCCCAGTGGCAAGACAAGGGGTGATGGACACAGCCATACActcatgaaattccatctgaacacaagaaagcactttttgccCGttagggtagtcaaacactggaagatgtttcccagagaaggtgtggagtTTCCATCCATGACAATATTTGCCTTGACTGCAAATACTGTGGGATCCCGTGGAGAGGACTcgtgctggagcagagaaaaaatgtaaggaggaaggagcggcagaaatGTTAGGTACTAACCATAACCCCCCATTCCCAatcctctctgctcctctccaggttTGGAAGGGTAGAAGAATTGGGAATGGAGTAacttgagcctgggaaaaaggggagtGGGGGTTGGGGaatggtctttaatatttttgtcatagttTCTCAccttctaaatctattttaattggcaataaattaaactgatcttCCGCAAGTCAACCCTTCTTTGCCCacaaagagaggctgagagcgctgGGATATTGAGAAATCCCTGAGAGCCAAACAGTGGAGCAAGGACACAGGCCAGTTGGTGGCGTCTCAATcaatggagattttcaaaatttgttgaAGGAGGGCTGTGAGCACCTCACCTATCTGGAGCTGTCTGAGAACGGGCTTGGCTGGCAGCCCAGCTGTGGCAAAAGCAATGGGACGTAGTGTGTGATGAGTGTCAGAGTGAAAGTAGCTTCCTTGTTGTTGATAATGGCAGTGGAGTTGGGTATCCCTGAGCCCCAGAGGAGgccagaggtgaccatgcagcaaaggtCACTCCTCGGGACTGGAGTGTATGGCCAGAGGTGGAAATGGCCGGGGTGTGGGACCAGCCTGGGACAGTCATTCTGGGACAGCTTCCTCTGGGTTCCTGGGTCCcccagggaacatggcacagattgggctcctctcttctgcacctttgatgcttccttcaccatgacacctgcTCCTGtactgtgagcaccctgctgtgtgcccccaccctgcacactcacacagcttagctctacactggCGTTTTCCTCTCCTGGGCACTTTCTAACCAAGCCCAACCCCTCCTCCCAATTCCCCAATACAAcactccaggctgggctggccccatggcagtgcccaccgcagggtgctacagagctctgagcacccacagcacagccccagcccctctgaagggcacagcagcacttggggggcagaggagggtcagcctccccatcagccccggggctggagcaCGAGGAGACAGAGGACAGTGTCTCCCTGTGTACCCTGGTCCTGTCCCCAAgagatccctgttgccaactgctggcagcccctctgtgccagaccctctccccagcacaaggctcctgccctgggacacctctgactgctcctgctgccccagtgacagagcagcctgtcccaagctgctgcatgcggaaacaattttctctgtgtcatcaatgtccccctggaactagagagttgtgcctttgctcttctgcagggatcatccatgcctctagagagcctttccccaggggactgtgtctgtgctggcctcatcggatgcttctgcccccttcccatgctccctgcagggccccaagctggtggtgctgctctgcagagccagcaggctgtggtgcatgggagccatggggagacagtcccaggaaggtccctgctgatcatcaccatctccaggggcaccggcacccacaagtgaacgctcagtccaggtctccttccctaattcatcatcccatgccctcctccccttagcccatggagaacccaagcacagcagcatggcctcatgggggcaatttcttcagacTGTTCCTGacctcagctttggaagaagagcccaacctgcaGACAGTGGCACTGAGAAAACCTCCTTTCATTAAAGAGATGTGACATGGGAGGGCAGCTGTGACATCGTGCCAtacacatgtgcaaagacctctgggtcagacagagtgggttcatgcctctggagacGCGGGAGGGATGCAGACATTCCTCGGCAAACATGATCATCACAGATAAAATACTCAAAGCAGAGGAGGTTTTCCAGATAtattggaaatcacttgtgaagtgacatgtgaagagcttattgctgctgaaagactatGGATTGAAtgagcttcttcagtgcatctgtgagctccttgttcctcatgccgtagatgagggggttcactgctggaggaaccactgagtacagaacagccaccagcagatccagggatggggaggagaaggaggggggcttcaggtaggcaaacatgccagtgctgacgTATAGAGAGACTACGGCCAGGTGAGgcaggcacgtggaaaaggctttgtgccgtccctgctgagaggggatcctcagcgcagccctgaagatctgcacataggacagcacaatgaaaacaaaacacccaaaagctaaaCAACAAGTAACGACAGGAAGCCcgacttccctgaggtaggattttgagcaggagagcttgaggatctgggggatttcacagaagaactggtccagggcattgcccttgcagaggggtatggaaaatgtattggccatgtgaaggagagaattgagaaaagcactgccccaggcagctgctgccatgtggacacaagctctgctgcccaggagggtcccgtagtgcaggggtttgcagatggcaacgtagcggtcataggccatgacagtgagaagacaacactctgctaatatcaagaaggtaaacagaaagacctgtgcagcacatcccgagtaggagatggccctggtgtcccagagggcaTTGGCCATTGCTTTGGGGAaagtggtagagatggagcccaggtcaatgagggagaggttgaggaggaagaagtacatgggggtgtggaggcggtggtcacaggctatggcagtgatgatgaggccgttgcccaggagggcagccaggtagatgcccaggaagagccagaagtgcaagagctgcagctcccgtgtgtctgcaaatgccaggaggaggaattcagtgatggagctgctgttggacatgtGCTTCCTCTGGGTGTGGGGTTCTGTCCTTAGAGGAATAGTCAATGAacagttaggggagacttctctgaggaaaatcaaAGTCTTTCTTCTAGACCTGCACAGTTATACACCCTTCCCCCCACACAATTCCTTCTCtaggagaccttccttcagctctgtgcctggagctctgggtggtgctggtgagtgtgccctgaggagaagggcctctgcccactggctgctgaggagtcagccctgctctgcggcAGGGAGTTCATGggaacagtgtgggcaggggccagacctggtgttcagctgtgtcagatgaaactgctcctaatgcagaagggcctgtcagcatcAGCACTGCCAGTGCTAAGGAACCAGTATGGCAGAAGGCACCTTGAGAGGTTTTaggtgcagagtgaggggagctggtctGTCCTTCCGTCTTGTTCcgagctgccctgggcttgcaccttcatgagaCAGAGGGTGATCACACTCTtaccttaccctgaaaaacaaccagacactactgagagcagagggacccaccacagaccacgcaatgtctcaccctttctcaaggtctcagcaccccacttctagccaaggacacacagggctcatttcaccaacccagcagcatttcctcggttgtagtatctctgcacttctccatggggctttcagacaaaacagaggtgctctgcacaggtctgcatcctggagggcagctcacagcttggagggacaccccagggagatagccaattgtcctcctaCTGCTGGCATCTCAGTAAGAGAAAATGgactctttccccagccccacaggctgcattgcccacagccccacaggtgagagggaagctgggacatctgttcccatggacacaccggcatgaagggacccacaagatcagtgtgggactctgcagctgaaactcccatccccagagagtctgacatccccttcgcctcttctgctggtctgctggacacagaggtgactcccagcctagaccccatggccgtgagggctgagggctgtgctgggttggagaggagagatgaagggggttgctcgcggaaggcatctgcagtgcagggctggccgggaggtgcccatatctcccctgccacaggctttccataagcagttccctcccttcctgcccagctctgctgcctgcagctgtcccagctgggagctgtttctctggccccatgtctcttccctgccagtgctcacagagcccagcccagcccctgtgtgcccggctctgccctgcagccacgctgtgtgtgcaggggctacagaagaggtcatacaaaccctgaggaacctgtaaaggtgctgctggtgctacctgtaggctggcaggggatgaaggcacttgctgaggctcctagtacacctcagggtgacagtgtagaagcctcctccccttctctaagctgcacggctgtgtttccatccaacccagctgagccagagaaaagtggaagcacagattcaggaaagcacagactcaagcaggaaacccctgccatgaccgtactcatgaaaagtcccctcagaaatgctctgggcatgatctggagctgtgagcagccctgacccacgcagcagaaggaccctgccctgccgggggtccctccttccagccacagcttctccccacagcgctgtggggagctccccgggcaggctgagtgctgaccctggcaggcggctgaatccctgccccagcacgcagcaccctggggtgcagggaccctgctctgaaggacagccctgggcacccctgcctgcacacccagcatcacacccctgcggtccttcctggaagaaggcagccatcatgtcttCTGCCTCTGAGTGCAGGGAATCCACATGACCATGTCCTCCTCCTCAACAGCAGAGAAGTTgtgagagctctcctgaaagatcccagaggctgtgggatgtgccaccTTTTGGAGATCTCGCCAGGAACTGCagatgcattgccctgcagccacagacttaccgtgtcgagggctgtgaagatttctcccccagtgagctctcagcatcctcccagcccaggctgcctttaacctctctctgcctcactgctctcccctcgctgcctgcaggcagtgccctcagccctgctgccctttgcagaggagctgctcctgggcagagctgtctctctgcagcgctgcccgcttgccaggagctccctccatgccaggagcccagcccagctcagcagcagaggaccagcccaaggcagcactttctctgctcccccctcccctccactcccggctccctcgaggtgtcccggggtctccagggctgacaactactgaaaggcagcagggtcactcctggggaacacagctggaagcagactgaagtcatcactgcctgtccctctctaaacactagacgggctgagtcctgcagcgggaattgctctgccagggagtgcggaTATGCAGGAGGTGccaatgttcccctctggaaacccctgttcctgtcccattgtcaggcagggcacgtaggcagtgacaggcagggcatcctttccacctgagcagggcagggattgagccaagtccaggtaggcatctcagctctcctcagtattcctggaggccggagggggattgggcttctccagtacaccccacagacccacagaAGGTGGGATTCCacttgcctcagctcagctgcacaaaatccctgtgagctccttctctaagctgccatgtcaatagtggagacagaggccaggagtgagcttgtccaatgcaaacacctggtgacatttgcggtgccagaggtggttcaggacatgtgcaggagactgcaagctctagtggagcaattctgagagacagggcagcatctgggcaccatgtcttggaggctggtggggaatccctttggccaactgcaatgatagaagatgatcacacttaggacaaccaaacctgtacctgctgaggatgtttagggcagccgatagaggtattcacccaacaaaatgaagtcatgtgccacagggggagctcagtctgcctgtctcttctccatcagttgtatttcctgcatcttCACTAAGCGGAaccgaaggtttaccatggacatccctacattgcctaccctgttgcagggcagctgctcaacctaatggccaaatgcaggcctgtagggctccctcagatgccaaagctgcccagcacaactgcatggtgcagctggctgggcagtgcaggacctacagcacagctatccccattcagggctggtccataacagacaccccagggcatctcaggtacatttggtgcgtgtgagcaagagactgaatgccaccactgcagtgagacaaggtctgtcccatgtctgtccagcagccgcaggcagtgcatcaatacgaggcacgtcacagcagggtctccgcTCGTGTGCCAacacttccaaatgctgctgattcttcttacccccatcctttattcacccccttgatgatgcaaTCCAGGAAgaggtgaatgattttcacacTATGACCGGACAACAGGATGTCCTTAGCAAAGCATGtcttcagcagcaacttgtccttcctggaggtcagcttcacctctaccacaggccctccaggctgcagagacactgcagacagcaaagtcctctcctgccaggactgcacagtccaaacatggttctctctggcactggggagcacagggtgtgcgctctttatgggcacatcatttcatccttacattgccatctgccatccactccagcatgcctctgctctcaaggaaaggctttgcttgcacaggatCTTGGGCACCAGGTCTGtgataaggctgaggctggccctggtggcaccaagctgaggtgctgcagcccaaatgtgcaccaatggcctcagcctggagcacagacaggagcggctggagccccgtgtgctgtcacagagctgtgacattgatataatacctgctgaggtgtggtgggacaggtcaggaaccttgaggtgctgcaatggatggatagaggctcttcagaaaagacaggtggggaagatcaggagggggaggccctcagtgtgagggagctgcctgggtgtatggaggtcctctatgggatgggcagcagattgggtgagcttttgtgggggagggtcacaggagagaccaggcagggagacatgctggtgggaaataagtacctggagtcaggtgaggaagaggacaaagtcttattgaagcaatttgaggaaggccagttcaaagaccccacaccacccttagggactttaattgccctgacctcatgggaaggggaaactgcagggtgcaaagagtcccagaggtttctgcaggttcctgggaccagcttcttagcacagctgccatgtgtgcccacataggtgatgctcacctggatctggtaatttctgtaatggtgccctcccaccaaagggtgggatatcaccaaccccagggtcaagctggctgtgactttgtggatctgaaacctgaaatcctccaaaaacagagatcacagagagtctcttcatttcctacagcatcattcaggctggaagggaccttgggatgTATctcgaccaacctcctgctccaagcagttTTCGTCTCTCCTCCGAatagctctccccatcccatgctagccgacttgccgttgccatgcaaatcgcgcctcatctctccacagtgtttgaggcattaactctttcagtctctcacacatactccccacggggccctgagctggcggtgctgctctgtagagcgagggggctgtggtgccctggggccatggggtgaccctgcagtggccatgctggcaatggtgagaagcagacccagccagacagggatcgctgctgctgagcccctttccatctcccacttcccagctggcctatggccaaggaaggtgcttaggaggatcatgagacaTTTCCATATGACgtttcctcagccacctccagtgtctcctaaagagcctgtacatcacagtccccaaagctgtgctacctgtcccaccacgtcagcacagtggttccctcagaagctctgtcatggactaaggggctcccgatcctcctggctgtgtcccaggctgagggcattggtgcacatttgggttgcagcagctcagcaaagtctTCTCGTGTacaaaactggaaccaagcacccaggaccccacgtatgcaaaggctttgcttcagagcaaagacatgctgggaaggatggcaggtggcaacgtaaggatgaaatgagatgctcgtgaagacaacaatccctgcagtccccaaggccagaggaaaacaggcctgggccatgccagccttgcaagagagcagtttgctgcctgaggggactctgcagcaccttgtgccaatc from Mycteria americana isolate JAX WOST 10 ecotype Jacksonville Zoo and Gardens unplaced genomic scaffold, USCA_MyAme_1.0 Scaffold_46, whole genome shotgun sequence includes these protein-coding regions:
- the LOC142403891 gene encoding olfactory receptor 14J1-like — encoded protein: MAYDRYVAICKPLHYGTLLGSRACVHMAAAAWGSAFLNSLLHMANTFSIPLCKGNALDQFFCEIPQILKLSCSKSYLREVGLPVVTCCLAFGCFVFIVLSYVQIFRAALRIPSQQGRHKAFSTCLPHLAVVSLYVSTGMFAYLKPPSFSSPSLDLLVAVLYSVVPPAVNPLIYGMRNKELTDALKKLIQSIVFQQQ